The Helianthus annuus cultivar XRQ/B chromosome 16, HanXRQr2.0-SUNRISE, whole genome shotgun sequence genome includes a window with the following:
- the LOC110915612 gene encoding PH, RCC1 and FYVE domains-containing protein 1, which yields MGERLLAFTPSDRALEQAIVSLKKGAYILKYGRRGKPKLCPFRLSTDERTLIWFSGKEERQLQLSSVTSIIRGHRTRKLQPERECHSFSLIYMNNQAQSSLDLICRDKDQADSWFLGLKALISRCQDHFRQIEYQTRAQNCINSPTSFIRRKYNLGFQKEPTKMAQVRSICASPASIPSLSDRCFSDGLSLSSDSLYSRSSLSSVHNLTDCAVPHSPCIKPVEEPENTPKMAGRFLPSALELSPKPKRTKLNDVLIWGEAFENGEDALLPTVLDSVSMLDVVKTSLAGTHAVLVTKLGEVFCWGEGKSGRVGHTVSCPKEVQTLDGVRVKSVSCSEYQTCALTVTGELYTWGENWSGQSSRWLPRRVSGVLDGICVAKVACGEWHTAIVSSSGQLFTYGDGTFGVLGHGNSQSLAEPKQVESLSAMRVKSVACGTWHTAAVIGVMKSSTPAGKLYTWGDGDKGRLGHGNPGTIDTPTCVMPLIGHEFVQVSCGRMLTVGLTTTGMVYTIGSSVHGQLGNPQARDNSITLVQGKLKFEFVREIASGSYHVAVLTTKGNVYTWGKGANGQLGVGDTEDRSSPTLVESLRHRKVQSISCGSSSTAAICLHKSVSFGADQSACRGCNKEFGFMKKKHCCYNCGFSFCGMCSGHRSKSACLAPDDAKPARVCNSCFKSLSGQVLKIEYPTPRPLLIKTLSEETGDKASGSGLDLDYELGSLLTGRGPRWGPVSSPASFRKQSKEEPLSRISVRVNDNGKKPSQASLESTVKRKGAKDVFKALTSRLQSMSPRTFMRNRSKARGDTPMHLTSSVTHLPCDHGANTSRLNVKETGSKQNEAKQGPEWMEQYRPGVYITFVMLPTGQKGIKRVRFSRKVFREKEAERWWEDNQQQIYDTYNVDGYINSF from the exons ATGGGTGAAAGATTGCTGGCTTTCACACCCTCTGATCGAGCTCTTGAACAG GCAATTGTTTCTTTGAAGAAAGGGGCATATATTTTGAAGTACGGTCGAAGAGGAAAGCCTAAACTATGTCCGTTCAGGCTATCTACG GATGAAAGAACTTTGATCTGGTTTTCGGGCAAGGAGGAACGACAACTGCAACTCAGCTCGGTTACAAGCATCATCCGTGGTCACCGGACT AGAAAACTTCAACCTGAAAGAGAATGTCATTCGTTTTCGCTGATTTACATGAACAATCAAGCTCAATCTTCTCTTGATCTG ATATGCAGGGATAAAGATCAAGCAGATTCATGGTTTCTCGGCTTAAAAGCTTTGATATCAAGGTGTCAAGATCATTTCAGGCAGATAGAATACCAAACACGAGCTCAAAATTGCATTAACAGTCCGACAAGTTTCATCAGACGGAAATACAATCTCGGATTCCAGAAAGAACCCACAAAAATGGCTCAG GTCCGAAGCATTTGTGCAAGTCCTGCATCGATACCGTCTTTATCCGATAGGTGTTTCTCCGACGGCCTCTCGCTTTCATCTGATAGTTTGTACTCTCGATCAAGTTTATCAAGTGTTCACAACTTGACAGATTGTGCTGTACCGCATTCTCCGTGTATTAAACCTGTAGAAGAACCAGAAAACACCCCGAAAATGGCTGGCCGGTTTCTTCCATCGGCCCTCGAGTTGTCCCCGAAACCAAAAAGAACCAAACTGAACGATGTTTTGATCTGGGGTGAAGCCTTTGAAAACGGAGAAGATGCATTGTTGCCAACGGTTCTTGATTCGGTTAGTATGTTAGATGTAGTGAAGACGTCTTTGGCAGGAACACATGCGGTTTTAGTAACGAAACTTGGTGAAGTTTTCTGCTGGGGCGAAGGAAAGTCGGGTCGAGTTGGGCATACCGTAAGCTGCCCGAAAGAAGTCCAAACGCTTGACGGGGTTCGTGTGAAATCTGTTTCCTGTAGCGAATATCAAACGTGTGCTCTTACTGTTACAGGTGAACTATATACATGGGGTGAAAACTGGTCCGGTCAAAGTAGCCGGTGGCTCCCTCGACGCGTTTCAGGTGTTTTAGACGGGATTTGCGTAGCAAAGGTCGCCTGCGGCGAATGGCACACCGCGATTGTTTCTTCTTCCGGGCAGCTGTTTACTTACGGGGACGGGACTTTCGGGGTTCTCGGTCATGGAAACAGTCAAAGTTTGGCAGAACCGAAACAAGTAGAGTCTCTTAGCGCGATGCGGGTTAAATCGGTCGCGTGTGGCACGTGGCACACGGCCGCGGTAATAGGCGTCATGAAATCGAGCACTCCGGCCGGGAAGTTATATACATGGGGTGATGGGGATAAAGGGAGACTCGGTCACGGGAATCCTGGAACGATCGACACACCAACATGCGTAATGCCGCTCATTGGTCACGAATTCGTACAAGTATCTTGTGGAAGAATGTTAACCGTCGGGTTAACAACCACTGGTATGGTTTACACTATCGGTAGTTCGGTACATGGTCAGTTAGGAAACCCGCAGGCACGAGACAACTCGATAACCCTTGTTCAAGGCAAACTAAAGTTCGAGTTTGTTCGAGAAATAGCATCGGGATCATATCATGTTGCAGTTTTGACAACCAAAGGAAATGTGTACACTTGGGGCAAAGGAGCGAATGGACAGTTAGGTGTTGGTGATACCGAGGATCGAAGCTCCCCGACTTTAGTCGAGTCGTTAAGACACCGAAAAGTACAGAGCATAAGTTGCGGTTCTAGCTCAACAGCCGCGATTTGTTTACACAAATCCGTATCTTTTGGTGCGGATCAATCGGCTTGTCGGGGATGCAACAAGGAGTTTGGTTTTATGAAAAAGAAGCACTGTTGCTACAATTGTGGCTTCTCGTTTTGCGGTATGTGTAGCGGTCACAGGTCGAAAAGCGCGTGTTTAGCACCGGATGATGCTAAACCTGCTCGGGTTTGTAATTCTTGCTTTAAAAGTCTTTCGGGTCAAGTGTTGAAGATTGAATATCCGACTCCAAGACCGTTATTGATCAAAACATTATCTGAAGAAACTGGTGATAAAGCTTCGGGTTCGGGTTTGGACTTGGATTACGAGTTGGGTTCTTTGTTAACGGGTCGCGGACCTCGATGGGGCCCGGTTTCTTCGCCAGCATCTTTCCGCAAGCAAAGCAAAGAAGAGCCATTGTCCCGTATTTCTGTTCGTGTAAACGATAATGGGAAAAAGCCAAGTCAAGCAAGTCTCGAGTCAACGGTCAAACGTAAAGGGGCGAAGGACGTATTCAAGGCCTTGACGTCGAGG TTACAATCAATGTCCCCAAGAACTTTTATGCGAAACCGGTCAAAAGCTCGGGGCGACACACCTATGCACTTGACATCTAGTGTAACACATTTGCCTTGTGATCATGGGGCAAACACGAGCCGATTGAATGTTAAAGAAACGGGTTCTAAACAAAATGAAGCAAAGCAAGGCCCCGAATGGATGGAACAGTATCGGCCAGGAGTTTACATCACATTCGTTATGTTACCCACCGGTCAGAAAGGGATCAAGAGAGTCCGATTCAG TAGAAAAGTGTTTCGAGAAAAAGAAGCCGAGAGATGGTGGGAAGATAACCAACAACAAATATACGACACGTACAATGTTGATGGCTACATAAACTCGTTTTAG
- the LOC110920414 gene encoding uncharacterized protein LOC110920414, protein MSCVVVATIKIVQEEYGWFYASCRKCFKKVMAKSEYLQNIKNVSDDILRLPATSLVCIRCHTECTSITTKFKMQVRVQDESGSVSFVMFDRDVHKLLGLAASDIRERQIKANDIGFPHEICRLVDKKAAFKIDVSEFNLKNDYRVYNVQKTTEDPVIIAELVGGDGNGDENTDEVTQEVADVKDVNLSDSSQVSAERTSRDAVSVTADSSVVEVEKDSGSSPNGKRMAQDADVANVGELSTNVRRTRKKLTKVNN, encoded by the exons ATGTCTTGTGTTGTGGTTGCGACAATTAAGATTGTGCAAGAAGAGTATGGTTGGTTTTATGCTTCCTGTCGTAAGTGTTTCAAGAAGGTGATGGCTAAAAGTGAATACTTGCAGAATATTAAGAATGTTTCAGATGATATTCTTCGATTGCCTGCGACTTCTTTGGTTTGTATCAGATGTCATACTGAATGTACATCGATAACCACAAA GTTCAAGATGCAAGTGCGGGTGCAGGATGAGAGTGGTAGTGTTTCTTTTGTTATGTTTGATAGAGATGTTCATAAGCTTCTTGGATTAGCGGCGAGTGACATAAGAGAGAGGCAGATTAAGGCCAATGATATTGGATTCCCTCATGAGATATGTCGATTGGTTGATAAGAAGGCTGCTTTTAAGATTGATGTTTCAGAGTTCAATCTTAAAAATGACTATCGTGTTTATAATGTGCAAAAAACAACTGAGGATCCAGTAATAATTGCTGAGTTGGTTGGTGGAGATGGTAATGGTGATGAAAATACTGATGAG GTTACTCAAGAGGTAGCTGACGTTAAAGACGTTAACCTTTCAGACTCTTCTCAGGTGTCTGCTGAACGAACTTCAAGG GATGCTGTCTCTGTTACGGCCGACTCTTCAgtcgttgaagttgaaaaggattCTGGATCAAGTCCCAATGGAAAGCGGATGGCTCAAGATGCTGATGTTGCCAACGTTGGTGAGCTATCCACTAATGTGAGAAGAACCCGGAAGAAGCTGACTAAGGTTAACAATTAG
- the LOC118488324 gene encoding uncharacterized protein LOC118488324 has translation MSISVDNNNLSFVNNLNPAKDMWNMKARIIRKWNQGYKMEIIFIDEKGAKIQGGIKSHLIPVFDGQLQEDAVVILSKFGVGENKDLYKVVVQPYKINFYRCTTVTRVRDWQGVEYGFNFRAYEDILQGEVLNALSVDVAGSVISCGDLEIFDRPPKETKKMNFDIEDLDGKVLRCTVWNGYALQIKDFISKIPPHEHVMVVIQHRKCKEWKGIFVTFCKS, from the exons ATGTCAATATCAGTTGACAATAATAATCTTAGTTTTGTTAACAATTTGAATCCTGCTAAGGATATGTGGAACATGAAGGCGAGAATTATACGAAAATGGAATCAGGGTTACAAAATGgagatcatcttcattgatgagaAG GGTGCTAAGATTCAAGGAGGTATTAAGAGTCATCTGATACCTGTTTTTGATGGACAGCTGCAAGAAGATGCTGTTGTGATTCTTTCGAAGTTTGGTGTTGGTGAgaataaagatttatataaaGTAGTAGTGCAGCCATACAAAATCAACTTTTATAGATGCACAACTGTTACTCGTGTGAGAGATTGGCAAGGTGTTGAGTATGGTTTCAATTTCAGAGCTTATGAAGATATTCTTCAAGGAGAGGTGTTAAACGCTTTGAGTGTTG ATGTTGCTGGATCTGTGATTTCTTGTGGAGATCTTGAAATCTTTGATCGACCTCCAAAGGAGACTAAGAAGATGAATTTCGATATTGAAGATTTGGA TGGTAAGGTTTTGCGGTGTACTGTGTGGAATGGTTATGCTCTGCAGATTAAGGACTTCATTTCTAAAATCCCACCTCATGAGCATGTGATGGTTGTTATACAGCATAGAAAGTGTAAGGAATGGAAAGGTATTTTTGTTACTTTCTGCAAATCATAA
- the LOC110920413 gene encoding PKS-NRPS hybrid synthetase CHGG_01239-like has translation MVRRAGSMKTGCNFHLIGTYRKRLRYWELRVGHAQHNHEPFLYPEGHPSVIRLTREEERTLEQLMHQNMKPRDILNIIKEQNPENVSTRNTIYNSHAKLGRIQQAGETPMQIYFSSV, from the coding sequence ATGGTGAGACGGGCCGGGAGCATGAAAACCGGTTGCAACTTCCATCTGATCGGAACATACAGAAAGAGGTTACGATATTGGGAGCTAAGGGTTGGACATGCTCAGCATAACCATGAACCCTTTCTGTATCCAGAGGGTCATCCGTCCGTAATCAGGCTGACTCGAGAAGAAGAGAGGACGTTGGAGCAATTGATGCACCAGAATATGAAACCACGAGACATTCTCAATATCATTAAAGAACAGAACCCCGAGAATGTCTCAACAAGAAACACCATATACAACTCCCATGCCAAATTGGGTCGAATTCAGCAAGCCGGCGAGACACCAATGCAGATATACTTCTCTAGCGTTTGA